The genomic segment GCCGCACGTTGAGGTACTTCCACTCCGGATCGGAGGTCGCGGTGCGCGCCCCCCACACCCGGTAGCCGCGGCCCTCGAAGAAGCGCAGGCAGTTGACGCCCTCCGGGTTGAGGGCCTCCTGCTGAGCGCGGTTGACCGGCACCTCGAAGCCGGTGGCGAGGCGAACGACCTCGTTGGCGGGCGACTTGTGGACTCCGAACTGGATATCGTTGCGGGCGTAGATGCCGGCCATGAAGCCCGACGGCGGCAGCTGGATCTCCTCCTCCGTGATCGGGTCGACGACCCGTACCCAGGGGTAGTAGAGGGCGGCGCGGGTGGTGTCGATCTCGCTGCGCTGAGCGCGGACCTGGGAGAGCACCTGGCCATCGGCCGAGTCGAGCACCGCCACCCGGTAGCGCATGCGCTCACAGTGGGAGATCAGCAGGTTGGTGATGGCGCGGCCGTGGGGCCGGTAGGCGGCGTCCGTCTCCATGCCGGCGGAGGTGCCGGGGGCGGCGATGATCGAGATGTCCTCGAGATCCTCGAAAGCGAGAAGACCATTCTTGTTGCCGTCGGCGTCCTCGTCGCCGGCGTAGAGACCGGAGAGGGGTCGGCTGCCGTCGCTGCCGCCGGTGAGCTGCACTCGGAAGCCGCGGGCGGCCTCCTGGGCGGCGACGTCGTCGACGGCGTCCTCCACCGGATCGCCGGCGAGGAAGTTGGGCTGCTCGAGCATCGCTTCGGCGATGGCGGCGCCGTTGACCAGGTTGGTTTCGAAGACCAGCGGTACGGTGAGCTCGGCGGCGCGGCTGCGCGCCGGTGCGCCGAAGACCTGGCCGAGGGCGTCGCGATGCTGAGGGTGGAAGGTGAGCCCCTCCCAGGCCTGCTCCTGCTCGAAGCGGCCGTTGGGAGTGACGATCACGCCGACCGTCAGGACCCGCACCGAGGACACCTCGTCGAGCTCGAGGGCCCCGACCGGGGCGACGCCGGTTTGCGGATTGTCATTGCGCAACCGGAAGGTGTTGCGGCCGGCGGCATCGTCGAAGAAGCGCTCGGCCCAGAACACGCCACTGGTGGCCGGCGAGCCGCTCTCCACCCAGACGGTGTCGAAGTTCTGGACGCCGCGCAGCACCGGCCGGCGGTCGCCCGCCGGATCCGAGGGGTCGATCAGCTCGGCACCGAGGCTGTTCTCGGCGAGGCGGAACTGGCAGGTGACGGTGAAGTTGCCGCCCTCGCCCGGGTAGCGGGCGCGGAAGCCGAAGTCGCCGCCGGGTGAGCCCGGGGCCTGCCAGCGGGCGATGCCGTCGACGCCCTCCGGGGGATCGTAGACCCGCGACACGTAGAGGCGGCGACCGCCCTCCTCGAAGAACGCCCGCACGGCGTGGGCAAGGTAGTTGTCGCTCGGCTCCTGACCGGTGTAGAGCAACTGGTCGAGGCCGCCGTAGATGCGCTCGAAGTCGGAGAAGCTGGTGAGCAGCTCGGGCTCACCGAGGATCGGTCCGAAGCGGGCCGGGCCGACGAAGCCGGCGGTGCTGGTGCTGACCCCTTCGATGGTCTTCTGTCGAAAGCTG from the Acidobacteriota bacterium genome contains:
- a CDS encoding phage tail sheath subtilisin-like domain-containing protein, which encodes MPEYLAPGVFVEEVSFRQKTIEGVSTSTAGFVGPARFGPILGEPELLTSFSDFERIYGGLDQLLYTGQEPSDNYLAHAVRAFFEEGGRRLYVSRVYDPPEGVDGIARWQAPGSPGGDFGFRARYPGEGGNFTVTCQFRLAENSLGAELIDPSDPAGDRRPVLRGVQNFDTVWVESGSPATSGVFWAERFFDDAAGRNTFRLRNDNPQTGVAPVGALELDEVSSVRVLTVGVIVTPNGRFEQEQAWEGLTFHPQHRDALGQVFGAPARSRAAELTVPLVFETNLVNGAAIAEAMLEQPNFLAGDPVEDAVDDVAAQEAARGFRVQLTGGSDGSRPLSGLYAGDEDADGNKNGLLAFEDLEDISIIAAPGTSAGMETDAAYRPHGRAITNLLISHCERMRYRVAVLDSADGQVLSQVRAQRSEIDTTRAALYYPWVRVVDPITEEEIQLPPSGFMAGIYARNDIQFGVHKSPANEVVRLATGFEVPVNRAQQEALNPEGVNCLRFFEGRGYRVWGARTATSDPEWKYLNVRRYFAFLERSIEKGTQWAVFENNGEVLWANLRQTVEDFLFNEWSSNHLLGSKPEEAYFVRCDRTTMTQNDLDNGRLICLIGVAPLRPAEFVIFRIGQKTADSQG